Below is a genomic region from Eupeodes corollae chromosome 1, idEupCoro1.1, whole genome shotgun sequence.
CTCTGCTTCTGCTCCTCTGGTATTGTTGTAGGACCATGCCATGCCAATGCTATATGCCTTGCCAGGCCAGCCAGCCACCAGCACCAGCCAGCCATCCAGCCAGCCCCAGCAACCACCAGAAACAGCAACTAGCAGCACCAGCAGCCCAGCAGAGCACAGCACAGCACAGTACAGCAGCAGCTGCGAGCTCCGAGCTGAGGTGTCCACGAACGTATGTATGTCGCACgctctgctgctgctgctgctgatttGGTTTGGGTtgtggtgtttttttattttgttgagttttttcTGTAGATACTTCTATGGAACtggatgatgacgatgacgatgatgactgTGCTCTAGCTGGGCTGTTGGCGCTGCATAGCTTGCCTGCCAACGCTGAAACGTTCAGTTGAGCGTGGACTCTCCGCTAGAGAAGGTTACCGAGAACATAGAACCGAGAATAAAATTTAGCTTGTGTCTTTCTTCTGTGCCCTGTTTACTGTTTTTATCGCCCTCACAACTCAGTGCTTTCGTTcttactgttgttgttgtttaagcaCTGTCGGCGGGGTCTCCTTCCTGTTCTTCTTCATTTGCCGCCTGACTGACTGTCAGTCAGTGAGTTCCAAAAAATAAcgttgaaaacaacaaaaacaaaaaaaaacaagtaaccGACAGAAGGCCAAGTCAGCTCGAAGAAGAAGCAATAACGGACTCGGAGGCATCGACACAAATACAACCAAACgacacgacgacgactacgaggACGCCGCCGGGAGTGGGACCTAAGACCACCATCCATTGAATTCCTTGCCATTGCCATTGCCTTTGCCTTCGCCAGCCACAGCCACAGCTACAGCCAGAGCCAGCTGACACTCGAACTCTCGAACACCGCATCACCGTTGGTGGTGGTTGCTTTTGCTTTTGGGTTTTTCGTATAGCTGGGCAATCGACTTGGGTTCGGCTTTCGGCTTTTGGCATTTCCTGCTGCTGGTTGCTAGTTCCCTTTGctgtgacgacgacgacgacgtgacgTTGCTGTattctactgctgctgctgctgctgttcgCTATTGCCTGCTGCTGCCCCTAAGGAGACACACAGATAGGTCGACTGCGAGTACATAGGCTCGTAATACGCTACGCACACAGCTGCGAAACGAGACGAGACGAGCGTTGTGTATCGAAAAAGTAGAGAACACTCTTTTGCTGAAGTCGAAGTCGACGTCGAAGCTGAAACTGTGTAACGTGAACTACGAATACGTTAAAACGTTCTCAATCATTCATTGGAGTGTCGCGAGCGCGCAACAACCACCGCACCGGCCGGCTTCGTCATAGATTCATCGCATCATCGTTATCCAGCAAAAGCTAAAAAGCTATAAGCAGAATCGAGCTATAGATACAAATTAGTATCTacgacaacaaaaataaaaaaacaaacatggcACTCAAAGGAAACTCATCGATTGTACTGAACGTGGAAAAATTCATCAAAGATGTGGAAAATCGACCGGCGATATGGAACCGCAATTATCACTGTAACAAGCCGTTCCTCGAGCAGATGTGGGAAGAGTTGTCATCCATTCATCAGTTGCCAAGTAGGTTGATCTCTCTTGATTCTGTTTATGTTATAAAACCTAAACTTATGGCAAATTGTGGTGGACTTATGACTGGTGACTTGGACTTTTGCTGGCTCATCAGTGAGTCAGTCGGTCCGCCTGACCGTCCAGTTCTTCACTTTGTGTCATTAAGTTGTGCGGCGGACTTTATTTGTTGTGTTGGCTTCTTCTAATTGTTtattgtgttgttttgtttctgtttgtTTCCATAGAAGTCGTACTGAAGGCGAAATGGAAAGGCTTGCGTGACAATTTTCGAGTCGAATACAAACGGATACCGCGGGGGGATAATGGGGATTTCCTGATCCAACCAGCGGAACATGAGTCCAAGTGGATTCACTACTATGCCCTGCTGTTTCTGAGTGAGTATATGAGTGCTTTGCTTTTCACAATTCTCAAGCCTATTTCTTGTaacgtgggtgtttttttgtcGATTGTGTtggaaagggtgtttttttttgttgttgtatgaaCAAGGGTTGGTTTTAGTGTATATAGGCGCGTATATAGGAGCATTAGAAGTGAATTAGTGGGGAATAGCAGACGTTGCTGGTATTGGGATTGAGTGAGTGCTTCGAGTGGTACCTATCAGCTGGTAGGTACATTGAGTGAAATATCGTGGGAactattttgttgaattttattgaggtggtttttattgtaacaaCGAATTTTGAGTGAATTGCAGATTGagtgaataaaaaaatttgtttttgaaaataggaaaatttgcgtgtgaaatcaaagaaaaaaatatatggaaCACTAAACATTCGGATTATGTGATAAGGGTTGGACGTTATGGTAGGTACCTacttatgtatacatttttgagaGGCTTTCATAACATTGTTGGTGTTTTGCTACGGACGAAGACTGAGTTAATTGAGAACAGGTGTACTTCGTTTTAAAAGGTGAGGAAGGGTTGTTTTATGAATGTGATGATGATATCAAAATAACTAGTTTTTGGACTTTTTCTTTGTCGTTTTCATTAGGGTTCGATTTAAATGCAGATTTGGTGAAGGAAATGAAAAGGCATAGGCTAGGTTGCATCATATTGCTGTTTTGGATAAAACAGCTTTGAATTTATGTAAGATTTTGTGGGGACTTCTATGTGTATTCAAACTTATTGAGCTTGAACATAGGAACACTTTTGAAACATTAAGAACTTTAAAGCACCTTTTAGCGTCGCCGGTAGCACGATCGTGTAATtatgataaacaaataaaatatgctGTAAAACACACATTTcttaacagtttttcaaaaaagaatgaaaCATTTTTGGCTACAGCAGTGGCACTTAAAAAGGCTCAACTTTACATTACCGGAGCATAAATTTCGACACGCGTTTTTTCATTTGATAACTgttcaaataattaataattatgcCCTCATACCTAGCTGCTAGTACCGCCgtactatcaattcaaaaaacttattttaggtTCAAAAAACAAAGTGCAAAAAGTTGTTTCTTTGCCCTAATATTTAAAGTATGTTTTgctgagacccctacctaattgtaaaaaaaaatcagaacgaaattcgtgctgcggtaatggaaagtctcaccttttaaaacattaattcgGCAACGCTGGCTTTCTCAATAAGAATGTTTTAATTGCTTCACTCAATAACTCTATAGATCGGAGAACAAAGACTAGAAAGATAAGTTTCTTTGTTAGAACAACAACTTTTTGGAGAAATAGCCAAAATTGTGGtttaaaagttatgtttttaaaatttctataagTAGTATTTACCCGTggcatggtggttagtgcgttttgctgtcatgccagaaggcTTGGGTTCGAtaacatataaactgtaggttccctccatccctgcaattagacaggaatggttgaaaattgtaagtcactaggcccgtgttctcaacggactgttgcgccacccaatttatttatttgtaagaagttttttaaatgattacgattttttaaattaaaaatattgatatttctcgacgttttattGTTCTTAGATCctaaattcttgatttttacATCCATACCCTAGGGGTACCCGGAAATATCCCTGACCTTAAATGTCACAACATATAACTGACTACTTTTGGGAATATGTGTAGCATCAAACcctgtattttgtattgaattagtgaattgtttttgattgatttgtttaaaaaaaaaaaaaaaaaacataaaaaaaaaatacttcaaaattagcttttacgttttttaaaaccttactAAAAAGACTTATGCCTTAATATGTTTCCCTTTGATTTTACAGCCGAACACATGCGCCATCGTCTGCCAAAGACCGAACAAGACACAATGTTCTTCTTTAACCAAACCAATCCTCAGGACTATGAACAGACCCTTGTCGAACCAGACCTCACAAATGGCCTCATTCGAATTCCAGACAGTGACGAGGAATTCGACGAAGATGATGTAGACGAGGACGAGATGGAAGAACAACCCAAACCTCTTGCAAATAAACGTCCCTTAGAATACACCCCTAAAAAACGTTCCCCCCAACAACAGAACTCCTTCAACAGTATGTCCGACAGCACCAGCCTCTACAATGAAAAAACCTCATCGTTCTCAAATATAAACATTCCATCCCTAAAACTCAAGCGACAACGTCTCTCTGAGGATAGTAACTTTAATGGCTCATCGACGATGGAAAACTCAGCAGTTCCAGAAGACGATGACTATCATTACTTGTTGAGTCTGCATCCCTATATGAAGCAGCTTAATTCAGCCCAAAAACTACGAATCCGCACCAAGatacaaaagttaattttcaaaGAACTCTATAAGGAGGACTTGGAGGAAAAGTAAAACTAAAGGAACTCTCCCTGGTTCTGAAACTTGAAACATTccgaaaaacaataaaaaaaatgttaaagaccTCTCTGTCACAAATAGTCATAAGATCAGGAACTAGAtataagttttatgtttttaaactttcaattttattttttagagtaTGTGCATTTTATGCCGATTAAAATGACAATTAACTTAAGAAGCCTACAAAAGATGAGTAGGGTCCTATTGTACATAATTAAGACTGTTTTCTGTTAAGATATTTAttagaatatttttctttttgaaagttattgtaatgtatGTATgagtgtatttttgtattgtaaatataaaaatgacatgattttcttgaaaaacaatttgtacatattatttttgttccatCAATTTCCGATATA
It encodes:
- the LOC129942594 gene encoding uncharacterized protein LOC129942594, whose translation is MALKGNSSIVLNVEKFIKDVENRPAIWNRNYHCNKPFLEQMWEELSSIHQLPKVVLKAKWKGLRDNFRVEYKRIPRGDNGDFLIQPAEHESKWIHYYALLFLTEHMRHRLPKTEQDTMFFFNQTNPQDYEQTLVEPDLTNGLIRIPDSDEEFDEDDVDEDEMEEQPKPLANKRPLEYTPKKRSPQQQNSFNSMSDSTSLYNEKTSSFSNINIPSLKLKRQRLSEDSNFNGSSTMENSAVPEDDDYHYLLSLHPYMKQLNSAQKLRIRTKIQKLIFKELYKEDLEEK
- the LOC129952191 gene encoding uncharacterized protein LOC129952191, yielding MTKPAGAGQQQAIANSSSSSSRIQQRHVVVVVTAKGTSNQQQEMPKAESRTQVDCPAIRKTQKQKQPPPTVMRCSRVRVSAGSGCSCGCGWRRQRQWQWQGIQWMVVLGPTPGGVLRRVHAQLNVSALAGKLCSANSPARAQSSSSSSSSSSIEVSTEKTQQNKKTPQPKPNQQQQQQSVRHTYVRGHLSSELAAAAVLCCAVLCWAAGAASCCFWWLLGLAGWLAGAGGWLAWQGI